In Microbulbifer agarilyticus, the DNA window CGGTGGCGCCGCTGGGCCATTGGGGCGCGGCAATGATGTCGAGTTTGCGGAAGGGGTAGGGGCGTCGGATCTGCTCTTCAAACACACGCAGCATTTGCGGGGTGATATCGAGTACGTATTGCAGGTCTTTGCCGCGGCCCTTGCGCGCAAAGCCGCGCAGTGGCAAAGGCTCTTTGCGGTACTGGTTGGCGGGGATGGCCGGGCGCTCCACTACATCGAAGGGACCTACCGCAAGGGAGAGCAGGTAAGTGGGCATGGGCGGAGACTGGGCGAAGGTAACTTTCTGCATCCCGTTGCCGGCGTCGTTGCGCGCGGTTTCCGGTTCATTGCTGATGGCCTCGTATCCCTCGGGCACGGTCAGGCTGATGTCATAGGTTGCCTTGAGGCCGGGCTCGTCGAAGCCCGGCAGGAAGCGGCGAGCCTGGATGGATTCGGATTTTGCCAGGGCGTAGGCATCGCCCTTTTCCTCGACCTTGAACAGGCCGGCGAGGTTTTTGTCGAATGGTGCGCTGTATTGAATACGCAGGGTGATTTTGCCGGCGGGTATCTCTTCGCCAAAGTCGACACGGACGACGCCACTGTCGAGCACCTGTTTGTATTCCGCCGGTACAACCTTTTCGCCTTCGGCATTGGCCGCTGCGTTTTCATTTACGGCGTGTACCACGGCATTGATATCGGAAACATTAATGTTGTTGCCGTGTATCCAGATATGGTCGGACGCCTTATCCAGCTCGATGTCGATATCCACCTGACCGTGGAAGGTATCTTGGCGCGGGTCGAGGGTAAGGTCGAGCCGGTAAGCGGTTGGGCGCACGTCGTCGGGCAGCCGGCCCGCGGGCGCCTGCTCGCGTGGATTTGTGCTGGCCTGGGGCTGGCTGGCGGACTTTTCTGATGCCTCGGGCGCAGCGCCTTGTTCACTCTTGGCTGCAGGCTCCGTTGGTGGAGTGTCTTCGGTGTTCTTTTTGTCGGATCCGCATGCGGTAAGCAGGATCAGCCCGGCCAACAGGGCGGGTAAGGCAAATTTTTGCATTGGAAATCTTTGCGTAAATTTTTGGATTGGAAAATAGGGGAAAGGTTTTCCCTATTGCAGTGGGCTCTATTGTAGCGGGTCGCGCGCTTTGCTTTACAGGGGAAGGGTGCTGATTTTGGTGTCAGCTAACAGGAGGGCGTTGTGGACTAGGTAGCGTCCAGGTGCCAGGTATCCAGGTACCAGGTATCCAGGTGCCAGGTATCCAGGTGCCAGGTATTGGATTCAAAAATGTTTCTGAAAACCAATACCCGGTACCTGTCCTTTATATATGACTTATGAATTTTTCCATTTTCGGTATTACAGGTGCGGAATCGTCAGCACCGACTGCTGGCTCCTGCGATAGGGCACGGTAATTTCGTACCGGGTATCGGCAGGCTTCTGATAAATCAGCCCCTCGGTGTCGATGGCGAGGGTTACTACATGCCCGGCGGGTACATCGTAGGAGGTGGTGAACAGGTCCAGGGATATCTTCTGGCTCTGGCCAACCGCAGCATTACGCACGGTGATGGGTGCATGGGTGATCAGGCGGCCGAGGCCCAGGGGGCCGGTGTCGTAGAGGTGGACGTGCAGCTGTACTTCCGGCTTGCTCGGTTTTATCCACATTTCCAGGCTGGGGGTACCGCGAATCTTGAACGTACTGCCGAATACCGGCGAGTTGTATTCGATGGCGTGGTAGCCGTTGATACCGAGCATGTTGGTATACACCGGAATACCGAACCCTTCGAGCGCATCGGATATTACCGGGATACCGGTGCCCGCTTTGGTGTCGGCACCACCGTGGAAGTCGTTGCTCCAGCCCCAGCCGTTGTAGCTGCTGGTTTTCATGCTGGCGTTGTTGAAGTAGCTGAAGCGCGGATGCAGGAAGTAGCGGGTGGACTTGTCGGTGACCGGAAAATCGTCGAACTGCTCCAGCTTGTTGCTGATGCGCACGGTCATGTCGACCTTGGGCTCGGTGTCGATACCGTTGGCTTCCTCCTTAAGGTAGCGGTCGAACCAGCGGAAGGTGGTTGCCCAGATATGCCCGTCGTTGCCGCCAAGGGTCTCGGTCACCGCGTGGGTGCCGGGGTTCAGCAGCAGTTTCTTGGGGCCGTCCAGCAGGGTATACAGCTGGGTCATGCTGTTGGGTTTGAACAGGTAGTCGGCGAAGTTGTTCGACATCAATACCGCGGTGCCATTGCTGTTGAGTTCCGGCACATAGGAGAGGGCGGAGCGCGGTGCGGCGAAGGTTTCAACGCCGGCAATGTCTTCGGTGGCGCGCAGGTTGGCCCAGATGGTGTCCACTTCCGGATCCAGGTTGAGCGCGGTGGTAGTGAGGATAGTGCCCCACACCAGGTTAACGGTGTCGTTCGGGTACAGGCCCTCGATCACATCCGACCAGCCCGAAAGCGCCGCTACGGCGGTAACCCGTGGGTCTTGGGCAGCGGTGACCAGGGAAATACCGGCTCCATAAGAAATGCCGGCCATGCCGAGTTTGCCCACCGGGTAATTTGCCTGCAGCCAGTCGATCAGCACGCTGGCGTCGTTGATGGAGTTATCCCCAGCCACGTCGACCAGGCCCTCGGAGACACCAAAGCCACGGGTGGAATAGCTCATCACCAGATAGCCGTTTTCGGCGAGCTCTTTGGCCTGCAGTAGGTACTGATGCTTGTCGAGCATCCAACTGTTGGTAAAGAGCACCGTGGGGTAGCCGCCGGCAGGGGCTGCGGTTTCCGGTATAAAGAGGTTGGCATCCAGCTCGCTGCCGTCGAAGGTGGTGATGTCGAGGTCTGGAATAAAGGTGGGGGCGGCCTGGCTGCTTGCGGTAAATCCGGCGCACAGGGCACCGGCCAGCAGCGCCGGCAGGGCAAATGTCTTCATGGTTTTCTCTCGGAAATTATTATCGTTTTACTGCTTCATCGCTCCGCCTCTGGTACGGGACCGGGGCGGATCCAAGAAGTCTATGGAGCCCAGTGAAAATGGGGAGAGGGTAACTTTTGTGACTGTGAACCAGTTGTCAGTCATTGGCGCGCGGCTAAACCCAGAACTTTTCGGTCATTTTGTGACTGAATAGTTCGTACCGTTCGTGACCGCCTTTATGCCAAAGATGAATTATAGGTTCTCGTTTAAGATTGTTCTTTTTTTAACCAATGAAAACGGTTATTGTGGCTTTTCACGCAGCGCTGTTCAAAAAACGGACAGCTGCACCATTGGCGAAAAACCCGGATGGTCAGAATATGTTTTCACGAATGCTCGCGTATTTAGTTGTTTTTTCCGGTGCTTGGCTGTCGACCAGTGATGTCATGGCAGAAAGTCTCGCGGAAGACACTTGGTACGAAATTGACAGCGCTAACTTTCACATCGTCACCAACGGTGAACCCAGCTCCGTACGCCGCCTGGCAGAGGATTTGGAACGTTATCGCGCGGTGGCTTTGAGCCTGCTGGGTGCCAAAGATGATGGTGCCAAGCTGACCATCTATGCCGCCGCTGACCGCGAGAGCTATGCCGGTCTGGTAGGTGATGACCTCTCCGAGCTGACCAATGGTCTGTTTGATACCACCGCTGAGGGCAGCTACGCGCTGGTGAACCTCGACGGTCGTACCGGTGAGCGTCAGTTGGAGGCTCGTGAGTTCCTGTTCCACGAGTACACCCACTTCTTGAGCTACAACGGCACCACTACCCACTACCCGTACTGGTACAGTGAAGGCTTCGCCGAGTTCATGTCCACCATGACCTTTGGCCCGGGCAATACCTACGACATCGGTGCTATCCCCGGTGAGCGTGCCATGACCCTGCTGTACACCAGCCCGGTACCGCTGCAGGAACTGTTGCGCGCGACCGTGCACAACACCCCGGATGAGGAAAAAGGTCGTGTGTATGCCAGTGGCTGGATGCTGGCCCACTGGATCATCATGAAGAGTGGCAAGGCCGAGGAATTCAAGCAGTTCGTTAAGGACTACAACAACGGTGCCGACCCGGTACGTGCGCTGAGCAAGAACCTGGGTATGTCCATCGCTGAGATCGAAGAAGCGTATAACGCGCAGTTCCTGGAAGGTCGCTTCCAGTTGGCCCGCGGCAAGGTGCCGGCGCACTTCAAGTCCGAGCGTCCGAAGCTGCGCGTAATGAGTGGTCAGGAGACCGTCGTTGAACTGGCGCGCTTCCTGGTGAAGTCTGGTTACAACCAGCAGGGCATCCGCGATCTGGCTGCCTACGCAGAAAGCGCTGACGTTTACTCTCCGGAGTTGACCGCGGTGCGTGCAGACGCTGCGACCCGTGAAGGTGACTTCGACCGCGCTGCCCGCTTGCTGGCGCAAGTAGCCCCTTCCGACCGGGATGAGTTCTGGTACCAGAAAGCCCAGGCTTGGTTGTGGCTGAACCGTGAGATCGGCAGCATGGGTAACGAGCGCAGCAAGGAGAACCTGAAAGGTGCCCGCGACAAGTTCGTAAAGCTGGTTAACAACCAGTCTGGCCAGGCGATGAACTGGTACGGCCTGGCGATCACCATGCAGATGCTGGGTTACCCGAAGAAGCAGTATGTGGAAATGCTTGAGCAGGCTTACCTGCGTGCCCCGCGCGAGCTGCACATCGCTCAGTGGATGGCTCAGGAGCTGTACGATCGCAAAGACGCGGAGTACTTCACCGAAGTTGCGCAGCCGCTGATGCTGGAGCTCACCAATGAGCACGAGTACAACCAGATGAAGATGATGTTGGCTGAGATGAAGCCGGAAGCAGGTCGTTCTACCGCCCATGCTCACGCGCACAGCCATAACCATAACCACGGCAAGGCATCGGCGAAAAACAAAAATGCGATGGCCGCAGGCGGCAGCAACAAGGCTACCCCCTGATCCCATAACAACATCTTTCCCTTCCTTTACTGGGTATCCGATAGAAGCGGCAGGCATTAGCCGCTACTATCGGACCCAGTTTTTCGTTTCAGTGGCCTGCTTTTTACTGGCGGGAAGATAACAATAAATCCTGAATCGGCTGGAGGGAGCCTTGAGCCTTCTGATATCTATCGTGTGCCCGATGTACAACGAAAGCGCGGGACTCGAGCATTACTTCAAAGAAATTACCCGGCATTTGGATCAGCTCGAGTATCCCTACGAGCTGATTTGCATCAATGACGGCAGTACCGACGACACGCTGGAAGCGCTGTATGCCAAACAGCAGGAAGTTAAGGCGCTGCGGGTGGTCAACCTGTCGCGTAACTTCGGCAAGGAGCGCGCCCTGTCCGCAGGCCTGAGCGTCGCCGCTGGCGATGTGGTGATCCCGATAGATGCGGACCTGCAAGATCCGCCGGAATTGATTCCGAAGATGCTCGAGCAGTACCACCAGGGCTTCGATGTGGTGCTTGCGCGGCGCACCTCGCGCAAATCCGATTCGCTGGCCAAACGCTGGACTGCCGGCATGTTTTACCGCCTGTTGAAGCGCCTGTCCAAGGTACAGATACCGGAGAACGTCGGCGACTACCGTCTGATGTCGCGCCGGGTGGTGACCGTGCTCAACAACCTGCCGGAATCCCAGCGCTTTATGAAAGGCCTGTTTGCCTGGTGCGGATTCCCCACCACCTATGTGGATTACGAGCGCCCCGAGCGGGTGGCCGGCGAGAGTAGTTTCAGTGGCTGGAAGCTGTGGAATCTGGCGTGGGAGGGAATCACCAGCTTCAGTACCGTGCCGCTGCGGGTGTGGACCTATATTGGCGGGATGGTCTCTTTCGTGTCCTTCCTCTACGGGGCCTGGATTATTCTGCGCACGCTGGTGCTTGGCGTGGACACCCCGGGTTATGCATCCACCATTGTGGTGGTGTTGTTTCTCGGTGGCATCCAGCTGGTTGGCATCGGTGTGGTGGGGGAGTACGTGGGGCGTATTTATATGGAAACTAAACGGCGCCCGGTGTTTGTCATTGAAAGTGTCAAATAGCACGTTGCGACGCGCTAGCTCTCATATAGCTCGAGCGGCAGTCCGTCGGGATCACTGAAAAAGGTGAAGCACTTGCCGGTGTACTCGTCCACGCGCACCGGTTCCACTTCTACTCCGCGGGCTTCCAGCTGCGCCTTGGCTGCCTCCACCGAATCCACACAAAACGCCAGGTGACGTAACCCACGTGCTTCCGGATAACTTGGCCGCGGTGGCGCATCCGGGAAAGAAAACAGCTCCACCTGGCCGCCATCCGGCAGTTGCAAATCCAGCTTCCAAGAGTCCTGCGCCGCGCGGTAATTCTCCGCTAGAATTTTGAGCCCGAGAATATTTACGTAGAAATCTTTCGCGCGCGGGTAATCGGAACAAATGATTGCCGCGTGATGGATGGACTTCAACATGGCTTTTTAGTCTTACTCTTCGGCTCAGTCTTCGGTTTCGGTGCGGTAAATCTGCATGCCGCGCGCCTGATAGTTGGCCAACGCGCCCTCGTGATCGAGAGTGCAGGTGTGCACCCACACGCGTTTGCAGGGGGCCCAGTTCCACGCCTCTTCCAGTGCCCGGCTTAGCAGGTGTCCGCCAAAGCCGCGGCCGATAAAGCGTGGGGCCAGGCCGAAATAGGCGATCTGTACCGTATCGTCCGCCTGTTTCTCCAGTTCGAAGTAGCCGGCAATAGTGCCGCGGTAGTAGGCCGCCCAGGTGCGCAACGTGTCGCGCTCTGCATAGTCCTGCCATTGCGCATCCGATTGCTTGAGTTTATCCGTCCACTCCCAGGGTTCTCCCACCAGCTGGTAAAGGTAGCGGTTAAAGCGGAACTCTTTCTCTTCCGCCTCTACAATCGACAGCCCGTCCGGACATGGTTTGCTATTCAGTTGCCCCGGGTCGGTCATTTCTAGGTAGTAGGTTGTTACGCTCACGGTTTACTCCAAAGGTTGATCGTGCGTTGGCGACCGTAATATTACTGATTGCGCTCGTAGGCGGGAGTGTCAAACTGGCGGTAGTCGATTTCTTCAAATACCCAGGCGTTTGGCGCTTCTGCCTTGTGTTCGGCGATGGTCTTGCCGAATACCTCGATGTGAATCTCTTCCATCAATTGGGCCAGTTCGGTCTTGCTATTAATGCCGAGATAGATGCCGGCCTGCATAAAGCCTTCCAGGCGATGGCGCTCGACGACGGGTATCTGCATGCCCAGTTTGGAATTGGCAAACAGCTGGCGCAGCCGGCGTGCGACTTCCTCTGCAAACTTCTCCGTAAACCTCTCCTGCTGTATCTCCTGTTGCATCTCAGGCTTTCCTCCAGCTGGCGGTCAGGGCGAGCGGTGGGTTGTGTGGGATGTTGGCGAGGTCGCCACAACAGTTGCCCACGTCTTCGGCAATCTCTTCAAAGGTTTCCAGCACCAGATTGCTGGCGATAGCCGCGCTGAAGATATCCCCCAGGGTATGCTGGAAATTGTAATGGGGTTCGGACGCGTACTTTTCGCCGGTGAAATAATCCAGGCCGTCGTCGCTCACTTGTGCCTCGCGATCGAAGTAGGAGTAGGCAATGTGTGACGGTGTGCCCTCGGCGTACATATTCAGTACCGGGTGTATCTCTTCCATCAGCAGGCGGCCGCCGGGTTTTAGCAGCTTGCTGCAGGTTTGGATAAAACCCTGTAGGTCGGGCATCCAGTTAAGCACGCCGATGGTGATGACAGCGAAGTCGAAGCGCCCGTAGTGGTGCGGCGGAATCTCGTACACATTGTGGGTTTCGAATGCCATATCCGAAAAGTCGCCGCTCTTAACAAGACTATTCGCCTGCTCGATAAATTTGCTAGAGCCGTCGATGCCGAGGCAGTAACCCGCCCCCTTGTTTTTGATCGACAGCAGATCTTTGCCGTTATTGCAGCACACTTGCACCACTGAAGCGCCGGTAAGTTCCTGCGCATCCACCAGTCGATTGAAATCCGCTTCCAGTGCGTTGAAGCCTGGTTCGGCAACGCGCTCGGCCAGATCCGGGTTGCGCTGGTGGTGAATGGCAGCCGCCTCATTCCAGGATTTCAGGGTTTGTTCGGTATATTTTTTGGTGCTGTCTTTAAGCGCTTCTTTGGTTTCGGTAGCCATGGTTACATCCCGAGTTGTCTCCCAAGTGAGATTTGGGTTTCCGTACTTTTAAGCGTGTTATTTTTCTGGGTTTATTCGTGTGCCGGTTCATTAAACTTCACTCGCCGGCATCTGTAGCGATTCGATAAACAACTGTACCGCAGGTTGCTCCAATGCACTGCTTTTGCAGGTAATCGCATTCTGGATCTGGTAGCAAAAGCGCTCCGGGCGCAGCGCATTCAGGGATCCATTTCTAACATATTCATCCGCCAGGTAGGCGGGTAAAAAGCCGATAAATTTTCCAGACAGGATCATCGCTAAACGCGCGGCCATATGGTTGGCGATGCTTTTGTGCGGAAACAGCCGATATAAATGCGCGGCGCCAGACAAAACCGCGTGGTCTGGGGCGGCGAGTTCCTGCTGGGTGATCAGCTCCTCGTCAATCTCCTGTTCCGTTTGCTCGGCGCAGGGGTGGTTGGTGGCGCAGTACAGCAGCGACTGATGGCTGAACAGAGGCTGGTAGCTGAGGCCGGGGCGGCGGGAGTGCAGCGGGTTGATGCCCACATCGGCACGCCCGGCGAGAATTTCCAGTTCTAGCTCGTGGGGGGCGGCCAGCTGGATATCCAGCTGTAGTTGCGGGGCGCGCTCGCGCAGTTGTGCAATGGTGTCTGGTAGGTCCAGCTGCGGCATGGAAAGGACATCGTCCGGCAGGATCAATCTCAGCTTGCCGGTCAGTTGCGACTGGATGGCGTTGATCTGGCTTTTGAAGGTGGCCAGGTGACCATCCAGTTCCAAAATTGCCTGGTACAGGGATTCGCCCTCCGGGGTGAGCTTGAAGTCAGCGCGGCCGCGAGAGCGCAGGCACAGCTGCATGCCCAGGCGGGTCTCCAGGTCTGACAGGTGCACGCTGATGGTGGAGCGGCTGATATTGAGGGTCACTTCGGCAGGTGCCAGCCCACCGGCCTGCACCACCTCGCGGAATACCCGCAGCAGGCGCAGGTCCATATCGCTGAGCCGCCCGGAAAGTGCCGTTTTCGCGGATTTTTGACTGCTTTTCATGGCTTTTAACCTCAATTTGCCCGTCTAGCTTGCGTGCAGACGTCGCGTCTCTGGCACAGCCTAATCCAAAGTTAGATAAACATAAATTTTAGTTTTAAATTTCTTACTTTTCGCCACCAGACTTCCCCGCCACTATTGCTCCAATACTGATAAATAAAGGGATCAGGGAGTATTCGATGAAGTTGAACAATAGCCAGTTGCTGCAGACCAAGAACTATATCGACGGTCAGTGGTGCGAGAGTACCGGTAAGTTGGCGGTCACTGACCCGGCCAATGGCGAGCTGTTGGCTGAAATTGCCGATGGCAGCGTTGCCGATGCCGAACGCGCGGTTGCCGCGGCGCACCGTGTCTTCCCTGAATGGCGCAGCAAAACCGCCGCCGAGCGCGCGGCGGTGTTGAAGCGCTGGTATCAGCTGATTGTGGAAAATCGCGAAGACCTGGCGCGTATGCTGACTCTGGAGCAGGGCAAGCCGCTGGCAGAGGCCCTGGGTGAGATTGACTACGGTGCTTCTTATATCGAGTGGTATGCGGAAGAGTGTCGTCGCGCGTACGGCCAGACGATTCCGACCCACAACCCGGCCATGCGTCTGCACACCATTCGCCAGCCGGTGGGTGTGGTGACCTGTATTACGCCGTGGAACTTCCCCAACGCGATGATTACCCGCAAGGCGGCACCGGCGCTGGCGGCGGGCTGTACCGTGGTCATCAAGCCGGCGAGCGAAACGCCGCTGTCGGCACTGGCGCTGTGTGCGCTGGCCGAGGAAGCGGGTATTCCGGCGGGCGCCCTGAATGTGGTGGCGAGTAAAGACTCTCGCGGTGTTGGCAAGGTGCTGACCCAGGATGCGCGGGTGGCTAAGTTCACCTTTACCGGTTCCACGCCGGTGGGCAAGTTGCTGATGGAGCAGTGCGCGAGCACCGTGAAGAAGATGTCTATGGAGCTTGGTGGCAATGCGCCGTTTATCGTGTTTGACGATGCCGACATCGATGTGGCGGTCACTGCGTGTATGGCTACCAAGATGCGTAACGCGGGCCAGACCTGTGTGTCGACCAACCGCATTTATGTGCACGAGTCGGTGCACGATGCGTTTGTATCCAAGCTGCAGGCGCAGATGGAAACCTTGCAGCCGGGTCACGGCCTGGAAGAGGGTACTAATTTCGGCCCGCTGATTTACCGCCGCGCGGTGGATCAGGTGCATGGTCTGGTGGAAGAGGCGGTTGCCAATGGTGCGCGCCTGTTGCTGGGCGGTGATTTCCTGCCGCACGGTGAAAATTACTATGCGCCGACTTTGCTGGTGGATGTGCACGATGAGATGCGCGTTGCGCGGGAAGAGATTTTTGGGCCGCTGGCGGTGGTGCAGAAGTTCCGCGATGAAGACGATGTGATTCGTCGTGCGAACGATACACCTTACGGTCTGGCGGCTTATGTGATGAGTGAGAATATTCACCGCGCGAACCGTGTGGTGGAGGCGCTGGAGTACGGCATGGTGGCCTGTAACGCGGGTGTTTTCTCCACCACTGTGGCGCCGTTCGGTGGCTGTAAAGAATCCGGCATCGGTCGCGAAGGCGGCGTTGAAGGCATGGCCGAATTCTATGAAACCAAATATTGCTGTTACGGGGCATAAGCCCTATTTGAATGGTTAATTGATCGTGTGGCGGCAGAGCACCGGGTACAGATTTTCAGGACCACTGTGAACCCATCCATGGGCGTTGCGGCGCAAACTTCCTGTTTGCGACGCTCCTGAAAATCTGTACCCGGCACTCAGCCTTCGCATCAAAGTTATTTGCTACCTTTTGTGTGCCGCTTAGGCGCATGAAAATAAATCGGAGAACATCATGTCCGAACTGAATACCGACGCATTTTGGATGCCGTTTACCCCCAACCGCAGCTATAAGGCAGCGCCGCGTATTGTTGAGCGCGCGGAAGGCATTTACCTGTTTGAAAAATCTGGCCGAAAAATTATCGATGCGACCGCAGGCCTGTGGTGTTCCAACGCTGGTCACTGCCGCAGTGAAATTGCCCAGGCGATTCAGCAGCAGGCAATGAAGCTGGATTACAGCTCCATTTTTAATTTCGGCCACGAGCTGGGCTTTGAGTACTCCGAGCGTCTGGTTAAGCACACGCCGGAAGGTATCAACCGTGTGTTCTTCGGTAACTCCGGTTCCGAGGCGGTGGAGTCCGCGCTGAAGATTGCATTGCAGTACCAGCGTGCCCGCGGCAAGGGTTCGCGCACCATGTTTATCGGCCGTGAGAAGGGTTATCACGGGGTGAACTTCGGTGGTATTTCTGTGGGCGGTATTGCGCCGAACTATCAGAGCTTTGGTCAGCCGGTGAAGGCGAACCATATGCGCCATACGCTGGATATCGAGCGCAATGCGTTCAGCAAAGGCCTGCCAGAGCACGGTGTGGAGCTGGCGGAAGATCTGGAGCGTCTAGTGGCGTTCCACGGTGCGGATCAGATCGCGGCGGTGATTGTAGAGCCGTTCTCCGGCGCCGGTGGTGTGGTACTGCCGCCGAAGGGTTACCTGCAGCGCCTGCGCGAAATCTGCGATAAGCACGATCTGCTGCTGATCTTTGATGAAGTGATTTCCGGTTGGGGCCGTACCGGTTCGCCGTTCGCTTCTCAGGAGTTTGGCGTCACCCCGGACATGATTACTTCCGCCAAGGGTATTACCAACGCGGCGGTACCGCTGGGTGCGGTGTTTGTCAGTGACAAGATTTACAACACCGTGATGGATGCGGCGGCCGAAGGTACGGTGGAATTCTTCCACGGCTATACCTACTCCGCTCACCCGGTAGCCTGTGCTGCGGGTATGGCGACGCTGGATATTTACGAGCGCGAAGGTCTGCTCACCCGCGCTGCTGGCGATATCGGCAAGCACTGGGAAAATGCCCTGCACAGCCTGGCGGACATGGATAACGTCATCGACGTGCGTAACTACGGTTTGGTCGGCGCGATTGAACTGCGTGCGCCGGAGCACCTGAAAGGTAAGTTTGGTGCTAAGGCTTCTGCACTGGCTTGGGAAGCGGGTGTGATGGCACGTGGTATTGGCGATGCACTGTGCATGTCGCCGCCGCTGATCATCGAGGCCCATGAAATTGATGAGATCGTGGGCAAGTTGCGTGAGGTGATCACCACCCTGGCCTGATCTTTCATCGAGATATGGCGCTCATTAAGGTAGTAAACACTATCGTAAGAGCACCGCGAGAAGGCGTGAATCCTGGGGTTCACGCCTTTTTTGTGTTTGTTACTTTCAACGCGTCATTTTCTATGTGTCATTTTGTGCCGATTTGACCTGCGCAAAATTTCTTTCGAATTCCTGTCAACCTTTGTGCCCGCTCCCCGTTTTATACAGGCGACCTGGTCAGTTACCTGATTTTCCGTGAGCAGGCTCCCGTGTTGTTTCCCGGGGCCTGCTTTCAAAATAAATAACGAGGAACCAAGGATGTGGGCAATACCCAATTCAATGCGTCTGCAAGGGCGATCTAATCTGCATTCCGCACGCTGGTTAAGCGGAGTGCTGTTGAGTGCGCTATTGGCTGGTTGCGGTGGCGGCAGTGAGACAACCGAAGTAATCCCGGACCCGATTAACCCGATCCCGCCGAGCAGTAGCAGCTGCGAAACCTCTGATAGCGGCAGTAACTCGGATTCTTGCGGCACGGTGCTGATCGGCATGACCGATGCCGACGGCGACTTCTTGCAGTACGAAGTGGAAGTGGTGTCACTGTCGCTGGAGCGGGTAAACGGCGCGCGCGTGGATGTATTACCGTCCAGCAACATCGTGGACTTCGCCCAGTATGTGGATGTAACCGAGCTGGTCACCGCGGCAACGGTGCCCGTGGGTACTTATGTGCGCGGGGAAATCACGCTCGATTACACCGAGGCAAATATTTACATCGAAAAGGACGGTGAAGCGCACTTGGCCACGGTGGTGGACGAATCTGGCGAGGCAGTAGGAGAGGTTACCCTGGCGCTCACCATCGACAACCGCAACCAGCTGGTAATCGCGCCGGGTGTGCCGGCCATGCTTACCGCTGACTTTGATCTCGCGGCCTCACATACGGTCAATCTGGAAGGGGATGCGCCGGTGGCCGAACTGTATCCGGTGCTGGTCGCCGAGGTGAATGCAGACGAGCAAAAAGACTTCCGCATGCGCGGCCCGTTGATCGAGGTGGACGAGACCGAAGGCGATTACCGTATTGCCCTGCGTCCGTTCCAGCACAAGCAAGGACGCTTGGGTGGAATTGATATCGTTACCGACAGTGAAACCTCCTGGGAAATCGATGGCGAGGCCTATGTCGGCGCCACCGGCCTGACCGCGCTGGCAGAGCTCGAAGCCGGCACCGCGACGCTGGCGATGGGTGTGTTCAACCGCTCATCCCGCGAATTTACTGCGGATTCGGTACTGGTGGGCTCCAGTGTGCCGGGTGCTGATCTGGATGCGGTTTTTGGGCATGTGATTGCGCGCGATGGCGATCGTCTTACCGTGCGCGGCGCGAACCTGGTGCGGGTGGATGGTGAAGTCCAGTTCAACCAGACCATGGACGTGCAGCTGGGCGAAATGACCCAGGTGAGCAAACCTCGCCGCCAACACGAGATGCTCGGCCTGCAGGATATATCCGTCGGCCAGCGCATTCGTTTGCTGGGTAGCTGGGATGCCGAGAGCGCACTGTTTGATGCGCGGGAAGGTCATGCCCACCTGTTGCTGACGCGCCTGTCGGCGACCGCCTCTGCGCAGACCGACAGCACTTTGGAAGCTGCCGCGCTGACCTTCGGTGGCCGTGAAGTTGCCATGTTTGATTTTGCTGGCACCGGTGCATC includes these proteins:
- a CDS encoding alpha/beta fold hydrolase, yielding MKTFALPALLAGALCAGFTASSQAAPTFIPDLDITTFDGSELDANLFIPETAAPAGGYPTVLFTNSWMLDKHQYLLQAKELAENGYLVMSYSTRGFGVSEGLVDVAGDNSINDASVLIDWLQANYPVGKLGMAGISYGAGISLVTAAQDPRVTAVAALSGWSDVIEGLYPNDTVNLVWGTILTTTALNLDPEVDTIWANLRATEDIAGVETFAAPRSALSYVPELNSNGTAVLMSNNFADYLFKPNSMTQLYTLLDGPKKLLLNPGTHAVTETLGGNDGHIWATTFRWFDRYLKEEANGIDTEPKVDMTVRISNKLEQFDDFPVTDKSTRYFLHPRFSYFNNASMKTSSYNGWGWSNDFHGGADTKAGTGIPVISDALEGFGIPVYTNMLGINGYHAIEYNSPVFGSTFKIRGTPSLEMWIKPSKPEVQLHVHLYDTGPLGLGRLITHAPITVRNAAVGQSQKISLDLFTTSYDVPAGHVVTLAIDTEGLIYQKPADTRYEITVPYRRSQQSVLTIPHL
- a CDS encoding glycosyltransferase family 2 protein encodes the protein MSLLISIVCPMYNESAGLEHYFKEITRHLDQLEYPYELICINDGSTDDTLEALYAKQQEVKALRVVNLSRNFGKERALSAGLSVAAGDVVIPIDADLQDPPELIPKMLEQYHQGFDVVLARRTSRKSDSLAKRWTAGMFYRLLKRLSKVQIPENVGDYRLMSRRVVTVLNNLPESQRFMKGLFAWCGFPTTYVDYERPERVAGESSFSGWKLWNLAWEGITSFSTVPLRVWTYIGGMVSFVSFLYGAWIILRTLVLGVDTPGYASTIVVVLFLGGIQLVGIGVVGEYVGRIYMETKRRPVFVIESVK
- a CDS encoding VOC family protein → MLKSIHHAAIICSDYPRAKDFYVNILGLKILAENYRAAQDSWKLDLQLPDGGQVELFSFPDAPPRPSYPEARGLRHLAFCVDSVEAAKAQLEARGVEVEPVRVDEYTGKCFTFFSDPDGLPLELYES
- a CDS encoding GNAT family N-acetyltransferase, translating into MSVTTYYLEMTDPGQLNSKPCPDGLSIVEAEEKEFRFNRYLYQLVGEPWEWTDKLKQSDAQWQDYAERDTLRTWAAYYRGTIAGYFELEKQADDTVQIAYFGLAPRFIGRGFGGHLLSRALEEAWNWAPCKRVWVHTCTLDHEGALANYQARGMQIYRTETED
- a CDS encoding class I SAM-dependent methyltransferase; this translates as MATETKEALKDSTKKYTEQTLKSWNEAAAIHHQRNPDLAERVAEPGFNALEADFNRLVDAQELTGASVVQVCCNNGKDLLSIKNKGAGYCLGIDGSSKFIEQANSLVKSGDFSDMAFETHNVYEIPPHHYGRFDFAVITIGVLNWMPDLQGFIQTCSKLLKPGGRLLMEEIHPVLNMYAEGTPSHIAYSYFDREAQVSDDGLDYFTGEKYASEPHYNFQHTLGDIFSAAIASNLVLETFEEIAEDVGNCCGDLANIPHNPPLALTASWRKA
- a CDS encoding LysR family transcriptional regulator, with the translated sequence MKSSQKSAKTALSGRLSDMDLRLLRVFREVVQAGGLAPAEVTLNISRSTISVHLSDLETRLGMQLCLRSRGRADFKLTPEGESLYQAILELDGHLATFKSQINAIQSQLTGKLRLILPDDVLSMPQLDLPDTIAQLRERAPQLQLDIQLAAPHELELEILAGRADVGINPLHSRRPGLSYQPLFSHQSLLYCATNHPCAEQTEQEIDEELITQQELAAPDHAVLSGAAHLYRLFPHKSIANHMAARLAMILSGKFIGFLPAYLADEYVRNGSLNALRPERFCYQIQNAITCKSSALEQPAVQLFIESLQMPASEV